One region of Eupeodes corollae chromosome 1, idEupCoro1.1, whole genome shotgun sequence genomic DNA includes:
- the LOC129941478 gene encoding tetratricopeptide repeat protein 27, which translates to MLKDEFSPLYLFNFKDNLKENDFPEPELKEIWSCKFDLDKFERILHNFLKSNDETLDDDVKKDFLAAISLVLVFVQNNFTGSFENLDKFKEIVKKTFPNDFEATKKLMVNGEEINLNVQIPEFLHVAEELLKRVLPKYPNSLIVNWWKLRVICIHQNILDDLTSDLYEELKKTCEFLLEHGSTLNDTELEALLYLEISYGYLLFHRTQKCEDVLNKLCSMLDVELNVEGLLGLRTKFQQKALPQLCLKVKQNKELNVPSSSDSNGSTNLPKLLKLDDDTRLEKIRFLNVEDNNVMSLPSMLQAVVLAKVKYVKRSQPTDRLAEEEIEPYLNTLLYQDHGPLAVRLATLLLNITQECKQNRTVERSLKQCEEVVNLINGTTYSLPERLSYGFASFILPKWEVQKQLGELMVSLGMTKSALDLYLQIQAWEKVIECYTKLDLRHKAAEIVRQELEKKPTVLLYCLLGDATDDVKCYETAWEFSKHTSAKAQAHWGSYFFARKEYDKALPHFEKSVEINSLQERIWLRLGYSAITLEKWEIAVHAYITYTHLEPLGYESWNNLAKALIKLGDKKRAHRVLGESLKCNYQNWKVWENFMLVSVDTGNFEDAINAYNRLSELKDRYMDLEVLSIVMTAIAKDTPDAQGRSTQRLVKKANTLLGHQCVKFGAESKLWELSALLAATPLNKAQKLQRAYRAYTQKDLAWASKQPSSMKVLQLCKDLSEHSLEAVDKHDDSEKSSVNSQLSSARLSAQACIRSVEKDMEKWDENEKVLAELKALFEKLTEVLKERMK; encoded by the exons atgttaaaagacgAATTTTctccactttatttatttaattttaaagataacttaaaagaaaatg ATTTCCCAGAACCAGAACTGAAAGAAATCTGGTCATGCAAATTTGATTTGGATAAATTCGAAAGGATTCTCCACAATTTCCTAAAATCCAACGATGAAACGTTAGATGATGATGTAAAAAAGGATTTCCTTGCTGCTATTTCATTAGTTCTGGTATTTGTCCAAAATAATTTCACAGGatcatttgaaaatttggataaattcaaagaaattgtAAAGAAAACGTTTCCAAACGATTTCGAAGCTACAAAGAAATTGATGGTAAATGGAGAGGAAATCAATTTGAATGTACAAATTCCAGAGTTTCTTCACGTAGCAGAGGAGCTCCTCAAGCGAGTTTTACCTAAATATCCCAATTCACTT atcgtAAATTGGTGGAAACTTCGTGTCATTTGTATTCATCAAAACATCCTCGATGATCTTACGAGTGATTTGTATGAAGAACTCAAGAAGACATGTGAATTTCTCCTTGAACATGGAAGCACGTTGAATGACACTGAATTGGAAGCTTTGCTGTACCTCGAGATCTCTTATGGCTACTTGCTCTTCCATCGGACGCAGAAGTGTGAAGATGTCCTGAACAAATTGTGTTCTATGCTAGATGTTGAGCTTAATGTCGAAG GTCTCCTTGGGCTCAGAACGAAATTCCAGCAAAAGGCCCTGCCTCAGCTTTGTCTCaaagtcaaacaaaacaaagagcTAAATGTGCCTTCATCTTCAGACTCCAATGGCTCAACTAATCTACCCAAATTACTAAAGTTGGACGATGACACAAGGCTTGAGAAGATCCGTTTCCTCAATGTGGAAGATAATAATGTAATGTCCCTTCCAAGCATGCTGCAAGCAGTTGTTTTAGCCAAAGT aaaatatgttAAGCGTTCCCAGCCCACTGACCGTCTAGCTGAAGAAGAAATCGAACCCTACCTCAATACACTGCTCTATCAAGACCACGGTCCACTAGCAGTACGTTTGGCTACGCTCCTCTTGAACATCACTCAGGAATGCAAACAAAATCGAACTGTCGAAAGAAGTCTCAAGCAGTGTGAAGAAGTGGTGAATTTGATCAATGGCACCACGTATTCCCTTCCCGAGAGACTGTCATATGGCTTTGCGTCCTTTATTCTCCCCAAATGGGAAGTCCAGAAGCAGTTGGGTGAATTGATGGTGAGTCTGGGTATGACCAAGTCAGCTCTGGATCTATATCTTCAAATTCAAGCCTGGGAGAAGGTCATTGAGTGCTATACAAAGCTTGACTTGCGCCACAAAGCCGCAGAAATTGTCCGTCAAGAGTTGGAGAAGAAACCCACAGTCCTTCTGTATTGTCTTCTGGGTGATGCCACCGACGACGTCAAGTGCTACGAGACTGCATGGGAATTCAGTAAGCATACCAGTGCCAAAGCACAAGCTCACTGGGGTAGCTATTTCTTTGCCCGCAAAGAGTACGACAAGGCATTGCCACATTTTGAGAAATCCGTCGAGATAAACTCGTTGCAGGAACGAATATGGCTGCGATTAGGCTATTCAGCGATAACTCTGGAGAAATGGGAAATCGCTGTTCATGCTTACATAACTTACACCCATCTGGAGCCTCTGGGCTATGAGTCATGGAATAATCTTGCAAAAGCGCTCATAAAGTTGGGAGACAAGAAACGAGCCCATAGAGTCCTTGGGGAGTCCCTTAAGTGCAACTATCAGAATTGGAAAGTCTGGGAAAACTTTATGTTGGTCAGTGTGGATACGGGTAACTTTGAGGACGCCATAAATGCCTACAATCGCTTGAGTGAATTGAAAGATCGATACATGGATCTGGAGGTTCTATCGATTGTCATGACAGCCATAGCCAAGGACACCCCCGACGCCCAAGGCAGATCAACACAACGATTGGTGAAGAAAGCAAATACCTTGTTAGGACACCAGTGTGTCAAGTTTGGTGCTGAGTCGAAATTGTGGGAGTTATCTGCACTCTTAGCTGCAACGCCTTTGAATAAGGCCCAGAAACTTCAACGAGCCTATCGAGCCTATACCCAGAAGGACCTCGCATGGGCCAGCAAACAACCGTCATCCATGAAAGTCCTTCAACTCTGCAAGGATTTGAGTGAGCATAGTTTGGAAGCTGTCGACAAGCACGACGATTCAGAAAAATCTAGTGTGAACTCGCAACTGTCTTCGGCCCGATTAAGTGCGCAGGCTTGCATAAGATCGGTGGAGAAGGACATGGAAAAGTGGGATGAGAATGAGAAAGTCTTAGCTGAGCTGAAGgctttgtttgaaaaactaacAGAAGTTCTTAAAGAACgaatgaaataa